A stretch of the Streptomyces sp. NBC_00078 genome encodes the following:
- the pfkB gene encoding 1-phosphofructokinase produces MILTVTPNPSLDRTYEVPSLERGEVIRATGERMDPGGKGVNVSRAVAAAGQRTVAVLPLGGAPGALVADLLDAQGIEVAPVPIAGATRSNIALAEADGVLTKINAPGPELSAEEQELLFETVRAQARDADWIACCGSLPRGLAPEWYADLVARAHAAGVRIALDTSGPALLAALRERPDVVKPNAEELAEAVGRPLATVGDAAKAAEELRGMGARAVLASLGADGQLLVDAAGTWYGSAHASAVRSNVGAGDSSLAGFLIAGGRGPKALASAVAHGAAAVQLPGSVMPTPSDLDPAAVTVTADVPVDRVLKEPVS; encoded by the coding sequence ATGATCCTCACCGTCACCCCGAACCCGTCCCTGGACCGCACGTACGAGGTGCCGTCGCTGGAGCGCGGCGAGGTCATCAGGGCCACCGGCGAACGCATGGACCCGGGCGGCAAGGGCGTCAACGTCTCGCGCGCCGTCGCGGCCGCGGGGCAGCGCACGGTCGCTGTCCTGCCGCTGGGCGGTGCTCCGGGGGCGCTCGTCGCCGATCTGCTCGACGCGCAGGGCATCGAGGTCGCGCCGGTGCCGATCGCCGGAGCCACCCGTTCGAACATCGCGCTCGCCGAGGCGGACGGGGTGCTGACGAAGATCAACGCACCGGGTCCCGAGCTGTCGGCCGAGGAGCAGGAGCTGCTCTTCGAGACGGTGCGGGCCCAGGCGCGCGACGCGGACTGGATCGCCTGCTGCGGCAGCCTGCCGCGCGGACTCGCGCCCGAGTGGTACGCCGACCTGGTCGCGCGGGCCCACGCCGCGGGCGTCCGGATCGCCCTGGACACCTCCGGGCCGGCGCTGCTCGCGGCGCTGCGCGAGCGTCCCGACGTGGTGAAGCCGAACGCCGAGGAACTCGCGGAGGCCGTCGGGCGCCCCCTGGCGACCGTGGGCGACGCGGCGAAGGCCGCCGAGGAACTGCGCGGAATGGGCGCGCGCGCCGTGCTCGCCAGCCTGGGCGCCGACGGTCAGCTGCTCGTGGACGCCGCGGGCACCTGGTACGGCAGCGCCCACGCGAGTGCCGTACGCAGCAACGTGGGCGCCGGTGACTCCTCCCTCGCGGGCTTCCTGATCGCGGGCGGCAGGGGGCCGAAGGCGCTGGCCTCCGCGGTCGCGCACGGAGCGGCGGCCGTCCAGCTGCCGGGCAGCGTGATGCCGACCCCCTCCGACCTGGACCCGGCGGCGGTGACGGTCACGGCCGACGTACCGGTGGATCGCGTACTGAAGGAGCCGGTCTCATGA
- a CDS encoding DeoR/GlpR family DNA-binding transcription regulator: MYAPERQQEILRLARDGGRVDVMSLAEEFQVTAETIRRDLKALDRAGLLRRVHGGAIPAGRLDFEPDLAEREGTSADEKDRIAKAALAELPSEGTMILDAGTTVARLAAAIPLEFSLTVVTHSLPIAARLADHPGIQLHLVGGRVRNRTRAAVDAWALRAYGEIRADVLFIAANGFSADHGLTTPDLAEAAVKRAAVAAARRVVLLADSAKHGQEHFARFGDLSDVDLLITDSGLSPEDAIAIERGGTEVVRA; the protein is encoded by the coding sequence ATGTACGCACCTGAGCGGCAGCAGGAGATCCTCCGGCTCGCCCGCGACGGCGGCAGGGTGGACGTGATGTCGCTGGCCGAGGAGTTCCAGGTGACGGCGGAGACGATCCGCCGCGACCTGAAGGCCCTCGACCGCGCCGGCCTGCTCCGCAGGGTGCACGGCGGTGCCATACCGGCCGGACGCCTCGACTTCGAGCCGGACCTCGCCGAGCGCGAGGGCACCTCCGCCGACGAGAAGGACCGCATCGCCAAGGCAGCCCTCGCGGAACTGCCGAGCGAGGGCACGATGATCCTCGACGCCGGAACCACGGTGGCGCGCCTGGCGGCCGCCATCCCGCTGGAGTTCTCGCTCACCGTCGTCACGCACAGCCTGCCGATCGCGGCCCGCCTCGCCGACCACCCGGGCATCCAGCTCCACCTCGTCGGCGGGCGCGTACGCAACCGCACCCGCGCCGCCGTGGACGCCTGGGCGCTGCGCGCGTACGGCGAGATCCGCGCGGACGTCCTCTTCATCGCGGCCAACGGCTTCTCCGCCGACCACGGTCTGACCACCCCCGACCTCGCCGAGGCCGCGGTGAAGCGCGCGGCGGTCGCCGCGGCCCGCCGCGTCGTGCTGCTCGCGGACTCCGCCAAGCACGGCCAGGAGCACTTCGCCCGCTTCGGCGACCTGAGCGACGTGGACCTGCTGATCACCGACAGCGGGCTGAGCCCGGAAGACGCCATCGCCATCGAGCGCGGCGGCACGGAAGTAGTGCGCGCATGA
- a CDS encoding MFS transporter → MTSTETPVPSTAPVADRRRWFALAIVMTAAFMDLVDVTIVNIAIPSIQRDAGASVSQIQWITAGYALAFAAGLITGGRLGDIHGRKRLFLIGIGGFTAASALCGFAANPEMLVASRILQGGMAAMMVPQVLSIVHATFPAHERGKVFGLFGAIVGLGAVSGPLLGALLTEWNLWGLQWRPIFLINLPVGIAGLVLGSRFITESKAPRALKLDLVGVVLVTLGLTMLLYPLTRGRELGWPLWGHLSMAGALVVFAALVAYEKRKAARDGSPLVELSLFRVKSFAAGIAVQTVFGVALGVFFLVWTLYMQTGLGWSPLRAGLTGVPFSIAVSTAAGLSVQQLVPRFGRRVLQAGALLMAVGVLLYIGESDRYGMAIASWQMALPLVVMGVGMGLIVAPLTDAVLSDVPREHAGSASGLINTVQQMGNALGLGLVSVVFFGEIGDRLTRAQLGPAFVNAFQHALGWVAGVMGVIFLLMFALPRRAAQHAEAGAQPEADHGADAGETVGGPAREPASEGAPELVG, encoded by the coding sequence ATGACCTCCACAGAAACACCAGTACCGAGTACGGCCCCCGTGGCGGACCGCCGCCGCTGGTTCGCTCTCGCGATCGTGATGACCGCGGCCTTCATGGACCTCGTCGACGTCACGATCGTCAACATCGCGATCCCGTCGATCCAGCGCGACGCCGGCGCGTCCGTCAGCCAGATCCAGTGGATCACGGCCGGTTACGCGCTCGCCTTCGCCGCCGGTCTGATCACCGGGGGACGGCTCGGTGACATCCACGGCCGCAAGCGGCTGTTCCTCATCGGCATCGGAGGCTTCACCGCCGCGTCGGCGCTGTGCGGCTTCGCCGCCAACCCGGAGATGCTGGTCGCCTCCCGCATCCTGCAGGGCGGGATGGCGGCGATGATGGTGCCGCAGGTCCTGTCGATCGTGCACGCCACGTTCCCGGCGCACGAGCGGGGGAAGGTGTTCGGCCTGTTCGGCGCGATCGTGGGGCTGGGAGCCGTCTCCGGCCCGCTGCTCGGCGCGCTGCTGACGGAGTGGAACCTGTGGGGTCTTCAGTGGCGGCCCATCTTCCTCATCAACCTCCCCGTCGGCATCGCGGGACTGGTCCTCGGCAGCCGCTTCATCACCGAGTCGAAGGCCCCGCGGGCGCTGAAGCTCGACCTGGTCGGGGTCGTCCTCGTCACCCTCGGCCTGACGATGCTGCTCTATCCCCTGACCCGCGGCCGTGAGCTGGGCTGGCCGCTGTGGGGCCACCTGTCGATGGCCGGCGCGCTCGTCGTCTTCGCGGCGCTGGTGGCGTACGAGAAGCGAAAGGCGGCGCGGGACGGTTCCCCGCTGGTCGAGCTCTCCCTGTTCCGTGTGAAGAGCTTCGCGGCCGGGATCGCCGTACAGACCGTCTTCGGGGTCGCGCTCGGCGTGTTCTTCCTGGTGTGGACGCTGTACATGCAGACCGGCCTTGGCTGGAGCCCGCTGCGGGCGGGGCTGACCGGCGTACCGTTCTCGATCGCCGTCTCCACGGCTGCCGGTCTGTCCGTGCAGCAGCTGGTGCCGCGCTTCGGCCGCCGGGTGCTCCAGGCGGGTGCACTGCTCATGGCCGTCGGCGTCCTGCTCTACATCGGGGAGTCCGACCGCTACGGCATGGCGATCGCCTCCTGGCAGATGGCGCTGCCGCTGGTCGTGATGGGCGTGGGTATGGGCCTTATCGTCGCCCCGCTGACGGACGCGGTGCTGTCGGACGTGCCGCGCGAGCACGCCGGGTCGGCCTCGGGGCTCATCAACACGGTGCAGCAGATGGGCAACGCGCTGGGGCTGGGGCTGGTCTCGGTGGTGTTCTTCGGCGAGATCGGCGACCGGCTGACGCGGGCTCAGTTGGGGCCGGCGTTCGTGAACGCCTTCCAGCACGCGCTGGGTTGGGTCGCGGGCGTGATGGGTGTCATCTTCCTGCTGATGTTCGCCTTGCCGAGGCGGGCGGCGCAGCACGCCGAGGCGGGCGCGCAGCCGGAGGCCGACCACGGCGCGGACGCCGGAGAAACCGTCGGCGGGCCCGCGCGCGAGCCGGCGTCCGAGGGTGCTCCCGAGCTGGTGGGGTGA
- a CDS encoding YafY family protein produces MTTDTPARLLQLLSLLQTPREWPGGELADRLGVSRRTVRRDIDRLREIGYPVQATMGADGGYRLVAGKAMPPLVLDDEEAVAIAIGLRAGAGHALEGVDEASVRALAKLEQVLPSRLRHRVSTLQAATTPLTSGDGASIAPETLTAMASTVAGRERLRFAYRAGDGTESRRLTEPYRLVSTGRRWYLVAYDLDRADWRTFRVDRVREPFATGARFAPRELPTGSAAEYLRRSMQRHQESYDFEVTFAASAEAVAARVPSWLGRPEPLDADSCRLRGRTGDAVEWLAARLALLGFDFTVREPAELVQSVRELGARLARATGD; encoded by the coding sequence ATGACGACGGACACCCCGGCCCGGCTGCTGCAGCTCCTCTCCCTCCTCCAGACGCCCCGCGAATGGCCCGGCGGTGAGCTCGCCGACCGGCTCGGGGTGTCCCGGCGCACAGTGCGTCGCGACATCGACCGGCTGCGTGAGATCGGCTATCCCGTGCAGGCCACGATGGGCGCGGACGGCGGCTACCGGCTGGTCGCGGGCAAGGCGATGCCGCCGCTCGTGCTCGACGACGAGGAGGCGGTGGCGATCGCCATCGGGCTGCGGGCGGGGGCCGGACACGCACTCGAAGGCGTGGACGAGGCGTCCGTGCGTGCCCTCGCCAAGCTGGAACAGGTCCTGCCCTCCCGGCTGCGCCACCGCGTCTCCACGCTGCAGGCCGCGACCACGCCGCTGACCAGCGGGGACGGGGCGAGCATCGCGCCCGAGACGCTGACCGCCATGGCGTCCACGGTGGCGGGGCGGGAACGGCTGCGGTTCGCCTACCGCGCCGGTGACGGGACCGAGTCACGGCGCCTGACGGAGCCCTACCGGCTCGTCTCGACCGGGCGTCGCTGGTATCTCGTCGCGTACGACCTCGATCGCGCCGACTGGCGGACCTTCCGCGTCGACCGGGTGCGCGAGCCGTTCGCGACCGGCGCACGGTTCGCCCCACGAGAACTGCCGACGGGCAGCGCGGCGGAGTATCTGCGGCGTTCGATGCAACGGCACCAGGAGTCGTACGACTTCGAGGTCACCTTCGCCGCCTCCGCGGAGGCCGTCGCGGCGCGCGTCCCGTCGTGGCTGGGCAGGCCGGAGCCACTCGACGCGGATTCCTGCCGGCTGCGCGGGCGGACCGGAGACGCGGTGGAGTGGCTGGCGGCCCGCCTCGCCCTCCTGGGCTTCGACTTCACGGTGCGCGAACCGGCGGAACTGGTGCAGTCCGTACGGGAGTTGGGCGCCCGGTTGGCCCGAGCGACGGGCGACTGA